One Kangiella geojedonensis DNA segment encodes these proteins:
- a CDS encoding DMT family transporter yields the protein MYKNVQKHLAMIGLISAIVLWAASFVAMKYAIEEFGPILTVFLRMILAAAVLIFFLPPMAKKQKYQKGDWWLLLLLALCEPCLYFIFESYALTYTTASEAGMITSLQPIMVAVAAYYLLKEKLNSRLIVGCLMAVVGVVWLTLSGDSSEHASNPMLGNALEFGAITAAAAYCLLARKLSQRYSPVFLTLLQMIMGTIFFLPFLLVQDTVIPTDVSAEGIMAILFLAFGVNIFAFTCYNFAFKTMPASKVGSMMNLLPIGTLFFGWLILDEQLNGTQYIAAGLVLLGVIWSQTKPRSTVFVEHYVVRKSMRERAKNRILRGFRLGKTEQNVKEKSGPKI from the coding sequence ATGTACAAGAACGTTCAAAAGCATTTGGCAATGATTGGCCTTATCAGTGCTATTGTATTGTGGGCGGCGTCTTTTGTGGCGATGAAGTACGCCATTGAAGAGTTCGGCCCGATCCTTACTGTATTCTTGCGCATGATCTTAGCTGCCGCCGTACTGATATTCTTTTTGCCCCCTATGGCGAAGAAGCAGAAGTATCAAAAAGGTGACTGGTGGTTACTGTTATTATTAGCGCTGTGTGAGCCTTGCCTTTATTTTATTTTTGAAAGTTATGCGCTGACTTATACCACGGCATCTGAAGCTGGCATGATCACTTCTTTGCAGCCGATCATGGTTGCAGTAGCAGCTTATTACCTGCTTAAAGAAAAACTCAACAGCCGCTTAATTGTGGGCTGCTTGATGGCCGTTGTCGGTGTTGTGTGGTTAACGCTGAGTGGCGACAGCAGCGAACATGCTTCTAATCCTATGTTGGGTAATGCGTTAGAGTTTGGCGCAATTACGGCCGCCGCCGCTTATTGTTTATTAGCGCGTAAGTTGTCGCAACGTTATTCACCGGTGTTCTTGACCTTGCTACAAATGATCATGGGAACGATATTCTTTTTACCATTTTTATTAGTACAAGATACGGTTATCCCTACGGACGTTTCAGCGGAAGGCATAATGGCGATTCTCTTCTTAGCGTTTGGGGTCAACATTTTTGCCTTCACTTGTTATAACTTTGCGTTTAAGACCATGCCTGCAAGCAAGGTCGGCAGTATGATGAACTTATTACCGATAGGAACACTATTTTTTGGTTGGTTAATATTGGATGAGCAGTTGAATGGCACTCAATACATAGCCGCAGGTTTGGTGCTTCTGGGGGTGATTTGGTCGCAAACTAAACCTCGAAGCACGGTCTTTGTCGAGCATTATGTGGTGCGAAAATCAATGCGTGAGCGAGCTAAAAATCGTATCTTACGTGGGTTCCGGTTAGGTAAAACTGAACAAAATGTGAAAGAGAAGTCTGGCCCTAAGATATAA
- a CDS encoding response regulator transcription factor, translating to MSQDLKLLYLEDDQTQADALLAILQDSGYECTHCQNAESFLEVLKTDDFDLLILDWELPDMSGIEALERVRSFMDWRGPVLFVTNRDAEQDIVAALEKGADDYMIKPFRRSELLARLSALVRRAGLLDDNDQVEVGPFTVDQQHRRILVDGEPATLTTKEYELAIILFKNVGRLFSRKYLLKHIWGIESEISTRTVDAHVSSLRRKLNIRAESGYRIKTVYQHGYRLEELIDTDAVV from the coding sequence ATGTCCCAAGATTTAAAGCTGCTTTATCTTGAAGATGATCAAACCCAAGCAGACGCATTACTCGCAATTTTACAAGATTCTGGTTACGAATGTACCCATTGCCAAAACGCAGAGTCCTTTTTAGAAGTATTAAAAACGGATGATTTTGATTTGCTCATATTAGATTGGGAGCTCCCGGATATGTCGGGTATTGAGGCTCTTGAGCGTGTTCGTTCATTTATGGATTGGCGCGGACCTGTCCTATTTGTGACCAATAGAGATGCGGAACAAGATATCGTTGCAGCACTAGAAAAAGGTGCTGACGACTACATGATCAAACCTTTTAGACGTTCTGAGCTATTGGCTCGACTTAGTGCTTTGGTTCGTCGTGCAGGTTTGCTCGATGACAATGACCAAGTTGAAGTGGGTCCTTTTACGGTAGATCAGCAACATCGAAGAATTCTGGTCGATGGCGAACCTGCGACTTTGACCACTAAGGAATATGAGTTAGCGATCATTTTGTTTAAAAATGTGGGGCGCTTATTCTCGAGAAAATATCTGTTGAAGCATATTTGGGGTATTGAGTCGGAAATTAGTACGCGTACAGTGGATGCACATGTCAGTTCACTGCGCCGCAAGTTAAATATTCGTGCTGAAAGTGGTTACCGAATTAAAACGGTTTACCAACATGGCTATCGTTTGGAAGAGCTTATCGATACAGACGCTGTTGTATAA
- the groL gene encoding chaperonin GroEL (60 kDa chaperone family; promotes refolding of misfolded polypeptides especially under stressful conditions; forms two stacked rings of heptamers to form a barrel-shaped 14mer; ends can be capped by GroES; misfolded proteins enter the barrel where they are refolded when GroES binds): protein MMAKDVRFGDEARKGMLKGVNTLANAVRVTLGPKGRNVVLDKSFGAPTITKDGVSVAKEIELEDKFENMGAQMVKEVASQTNDIAGDGTTTATVLAQSIVNEGLKSVAAGMNPMDLKRGIDKAVIAAVEELKNIAVPCEDQKAISQVGTISANSDENVGKIIAEAMEKVGKEGVITVEEGSGLNNELDVVEGMQFDRGYLSPYFVTDTESMVADLENPFLLLVDKKISNIRELLPTLEAVAKSSRPLLIVAEDVEGEALATLVVNNMRGIVKVAAVKAPGFGDRRKAMLEDIAILTGATVISEDLGMSLENTELAQLGEAKRVQISKDNTTVIDGAGDKTQIEGRVKQIRAQIEETSSDYDKEKLQERVAKLAGGVAVIKVGAATEVEMKEKKDRVDDALHATRAAVEEGVVAGGGTALVRVLSRLGELRGDNEEQNVGIKIALRAMESPLRQIVANAGAEPAVVVAKVKEGEGNFGYNAATGEFGDVMEMGILDPAKVTRSALQNAASIAALMITTEAMVTDLPKKDEPAAPDMGGMGGMGGMPGMM from the coding sequence ATCATGGCAAAAGACGTACGTTTTGGAGATGAAGCACGTAAAGGCATGCTAAAAGGTGTAAACACGCTTGCGAATGCTGTTCGTGTCACGCTAGGACCTAAAGGTCGTAACGTAGTGTTAGACAAATCATTTGGCGCGCCAACTATCACTAAAGATGGTGTTTCTGTGGCGAAAGAAATCGAACTAGAAGATAAGTTCGAAAACATGGGCGCGCAGATGGTTAAAGAAGTTGCATCACAAACCAACGATATCGCTGGTGATGGTACAACAACAGCAACCGTATTGGCGCAATCTATCGTCAATGAAGGCTTGAAATCAGTTGCTGCTGGCATGAACCCAATGGATCTGAAGCGCGGTATCGACAAAGCGGTTATCGCTGCGGTAGAAGAGCTGAAAAACATTGCAGTTCCATGTGAAGATCAAAAAGCGATCTCGCAAGTAGGCACAATCTCTGCTAACTCTGATGAGAATGTTGGTAAGATCATTGCTGAAGCGATGGAAAAAGTAGGTAAAGAAGGCGTTATCACGGTTGAAGAAGGTTCTGGTCTTAACAACGAACTAGACGTTGTTGAAGGTATGCAATTCGATCGAGGTTACCTTTCTCCATACTTCGTCACAGACACAGAAAGCATGGTTGCCGATCTTGAAAACCCATTCTTGTTATTGGTGGATAAAAAGATCTCAAACATCCGTGAGTTGCTTCCAACATTAGAAGCTGTAGCTAAATCAAGCCGTCCGCTATTAATCGTAGCTGAAGACGTTGAAGGCGAAGCGCTAGCGACTCTAGTTGTGAACAACATGCGTGGTATCGTTAAAGTGGCAGCAGTTAAAGCTCCTGGTTTCGGTGACCGTCGTAAAGCAATGTTAGAAGACATCGCTATATTAACGGGCGCGACAGTAATCTCAGAAGATTTAGGCATGAGCCTAGAAAACACTGAGTTGGCGCAACTGGGTGAAGCGAAGCGTGTACAAATCAGCAAAGACAACACAACTGTGATTGATGGTGCTGGTGATAAAACGCAAATCGAAGGCCGCGTTAAGCAAATTCGTGCGCAAATCGAAGAAACGTCTTCTGATTATGACAAAGAGAAACTTCAAGAGCGTGTTGCTAAATTAGCTGGCGGTGTTGCGGTCATCAAAGTTGGCGCAGCTACTGAAGTTGAAATGAAAGAGAAGAAAGACCGTGTTGACGATGCATTGCACGCAACTCGCGCAGCCGTCGAAGAAGGCGTTGTTGCCGGTGGTGGTACTGCATTAGTACGCGTACTGTCACGTCTAGGCGAGCTTCGTGGTGACAACGAAGAGCAGAACGTTGGTATCAAAATTGCACTACGTGCGATGGAGTCACCATTACGTCAAATCGTTGCCAACGCAGGTGCAGAGCCAGCGGTAGTTGTTGCGAAAGTTAAAGAAGGCGAAGGTAACTTCGGCTATAACGCAGCGACAGGTGAGTTTGGTGATGTGATGGAAATGGGTATCCTTGATCCAGCAAAAGTAACGCGTAGCGCGCTACAAAATGCAGCATCTATCGCAGCATTAATGATCACTACCGAAGCGATGGTTACCGACCTACCGAAGAAAGATGAGCCTGCTGCTCCAGATATGGGCGGTATGGGTGGTATGGGTGGCATGCCAGGTATGATGTAA
- the groES gene encoding co-chaperone GroES, translating into MSLRPLHDRVIVRRLEEETTTAGGIVIPDNAKEKPSRGEILAIGNGKPLDSGDVRALDVKVGDKVLFGKFAGTEVKADGEELLVLREDDIMAVIEA; encoded by the coding sequence ATGAGCTTACGTCCATTACATGACCGCGTTATTGTGCGTCGTTTAGAAGAAGAAACTACAACTGCTGGTGGCATCGTGATACCAGACAACGCTAAAGAAAAGCCAAGCCGCGGCGAGATTCTCGCTATCGGTAACGGCAAGCCGTTGGATTCAGGTGACGTTCGAGCCCTAGACGTGAAAGTTGGTGACAAAGTCTTGTTCGGTAAATTTGCCGGTACAGAAGTGAAGGCTGATGGCGAAGAACTTCTCGTATTGCGCGAAGACGACATCATGGCCGTCATCGAAGCTTAA
- a CDS encoding protein-disulfide reductase DsbD, with translation MMTMRYMKNLIKLLAAFTLIFSASVQATNTIDLSEIMGEQEALLKVDEAFKLSVDIVDDKALVKFEIADGYYMYSERLKLSSPDAVLGDANIPEGKEKDDPYLGLTQVHYTFLEASVPIKQSDGDFTLVVDYQGCAEDRLCYPPTTTEVELNHAVGASTTSSSAETVASAGTSKSTGYVSEQQKHSDQLLNANLFSNFFYFLLLGIGLAFTPCVFPMMPIISGIIAGQGKDITTRKAFGLSLTYTQAMAIVYTILGIVVALAGQSISGYFQNPAVVISAAVIFVILSLSMFGFYELQLPASLQAKLSERSNQQKKGSYVGTAIMGAISALIVSPCVTVPLIAILLVIAQSGDVLLGAVSLYGLGVGMGIPLIVIGVTGGKLLPKAGAWMDGIKATFGVAMLGVALYLIKHLLPSYLYMYGWGILAIVPGYYLFSNQLPREGWSKLFKGLGLVTMIYGVLLLIGGAQGQKNLLQPLGHAAAVSSPATTSKDVQQSGHLTFQRVKTLEELNAAVAEANSQGKTVMLDFFAEWCAACYEFEEKVFTDKTVISALSNTVLLQADVTENNANDIELLQAYDVLGLPSIMFFDEEGKELPSFRATGFEDARAFEQRVRAAFNL, from the coding sequence ATGATGACAATGCGATATATGAAGAACCTGATTAAGCTACTCGCAGCTTTCACCCTGATCTTTTCAGCCAGTGTTCAAGCGACCAATACCATTGATCTTAGTGAGATCATGGGTGAACAAGAAGCGTTACTTAAAGTCGACGAAGCGTTTAAGCTAAGCGTCGATATTGTGGATGATAAAGCACTCGTCAAATTCGAGATTGCTGACGGATACTATATGTACTCTGAGCGTCTCAAGCTATCTAGCCCTGACGCCGTTTTGGGGGATGCCAATATCCCTGAAGGTAAAGAAAAAGATGATCCTTACCTAGGTTTGACACAAGTGCATTACACTTTCCTTGAAGCTTCTGTACCAATTAAGCAATCCGATGGAGACTTTACCCTCGTAGTAGATTATCAAGGGTGTGCAGAAGACAGGTTATGCTACCCACCAACAACAACAGAAGTTGAGCTCAATCATGCTGTAGGCGCCTCCACGACCAGCTCAAGCGCAGAAACTGTTGCGTCCGCAGGTACGAGTAAATCAACGGGTTACGTTAGTGAACAGCAAAAGCACTCGGATCAACTGCTTAACGCCAACTTGTTCTCCAACTTTTTCTACTTCTTATTGCTTGGCATTGGACTGGCCTTTACCCCATGCGTATTCCCGATGATGCCGATCATTTCGGGAATTATCGCGGGGCAAGGTAAAGACATTACCACACGCAAAGCATTCGGCTTGTCATTAACCTATACCCAAGCTATGGCGATTGTTTACACCATTTTGGGTATTGTGGTGGCGTTAGCGGGCCAGTCAATTTCTGGCTACTTCCAAAACCCCGCGGTAGTCATCTCCGCCGCCGTTATATTCGTTATATTGTCATTATCTATGTTTGGCTTTTATGAACTGCAACTGCCAGCAAGCTTACAGGCAAAACTTAGCGAACGTAGTAATCAACAAAAAAAAGGCAGTTACGTCGGTACTGCTATCATGGGCGCGATTTCAGCACTCATAGTATCGCCTTGCGTGACGGTGCCGTTGATCGCTATATTGCTAGTCATTGCACAATCAGGCGATGTATTGCTCGGTGCTGTATCGTTGTACGGTCTCGGTGTCGGCATGGGTATTCCACTGATCGTCATTGGCGTCACAGGAGGTAAGCTATTGCCTAAAGCTGGTGCTTGGATGGATGGCATCAAAGCGACCTTTGGCGTGGCCATGCTAGGCGTGGCGCTGTACTTGATTAAACACCTGCTGCCAAGCTACTTGTACATGTATGGCTGGGGAATCCTAGCCATCGTTCCAGGCTATTACTTATTCAGCAACCAGTTACCTCGCGAAGGCTGGAGCAAGCTGTTCAAAGGACTTGGCTTAGTAACCATGATTTACGGTGTCTTGCTTTTAATCGGCGGCGCTCAAGGTCAAAAGAACTTACTGCAACCTTTAGGGCATGCAGCAGCCGTTAGCTCACCCGCGACTACCAGTAAAGACGTACAACAGTCTGGGCATTTAACTTTCCAGCGTGTTAAAACTCTAGAGGAACTGAATGCCGCAGTGGCTGAAGCTAACTCACAAGGTAAAACCGTGATGTTGGACTTCTTCGCTGAGTGGTGCGCCGCTTGTTACGAGTTTGAAGAAAAAGTGTTTACTGATAAGACTGTGATTTCAGCATTGAGCAATACCGTTTTACTACAAGCCGATGTCACTGAAAATAACGCCAACGATATCGAGTTACTTCAAGCTTACGACGTTCTTGGCTTACCTAGCATCATGTTTTTTGATGAAGAAGGTAAGGAGTTACCGAGCTTCCGAGCCACTGGCTTTGAAGATGCAAGAGCTTTCGAGCAGAGAGTGCGTGCAGCATTTAATTTATAA
- a CDS encoding CHASE2 domain-containing protein, whose product MLEKRRFFTKGGIVFAALLAVITFVLSYFKVFQPVELLAYDRMLRLQSPDYSETVVIVAMDEKSLREYGPLPWPRELHAKAIQKLTEAKVRAIGYDVLFNKEKDDGDKALTQAVAENGRVVFPVVIDELKQDGQLIELQPYPELYQASAQLGMVHFELDSDNIARSVYLKSGLGEPYWRAFAAEVLDVANGEETYQLPFDDSREKKPSFNLTKIEKTHHALIPFKQNKDYFSKISFTDLVEGKLEPSILQDRVVFVGVTATAARNADFLPVPVNRDGQIMSGVEINAMLYDGLSNNQLIRPVDNLLSSVISGILVLILFMLIPRSMPRHNVYLVFILAFTLLFVSWVLLQGAYRWLPMVTPAVVMLSGYFLWVWRAVVTNMAFFRRTVKRLQTEASNSFEPAVQATFEQHFQFWKRLKLIRGWSNNERDIVDFHRGVPVEVNNKPWLVELEAHSDEEKKLFYKLYQQSTLTEEVAEEKGSVIEDKVAQVQMAITKINFLRRFVEKTMDKMSDGIMLLDMSGIVFYANLEAKKYLELTEGEDIFKVLSQLSLQSSTDWAEEIKSVMLTGIGREVQAISKNKKYYKLGFTLLDNIEGQDFIIINFVDITSVKREQQRQLEMIDFISHDLRSPMTSVLALLGQYRSKTSNLTIEELNAEVERLTQSSLSLAEHFLMLSRAESGIEMPLYPVELLNSIDNALAVARPLAVDKNIKLRFKFTDYEDTWLHANEDLLDRVILNLLTNAIKYSPADSVVDISLEENEKGVCLMVRDQGEGIDEEQMKTIFKPFSRIRRHELAKIKGIGLGLRFVKAAMERFSGHVSVESEVGKGSCFILTFPHSAVVDD is encoded by the coding sequence GTGCTTGAGAAGCGTCGGTTTTTCACCAAAGGTGGTATTGTTTTTGCCGCTCTGTTGGCAGTCATTACTTTTGTTCTATCCTACTTTAAGGTTTTCCAGCCTGTAGAGTTATTGGCTTATGATCGAATGCTGAGACTTCAGTCTCCGGATTATTCGGAGACTGTGGTTATCGTCGCCATGGACGAAAAAAGTTTACGCGAGTACGGGCCGTTACCTTGGCCACGAGAATTGCATGCCAAAGCCATCCAAAAGCTGACCGAAGCAAAGGTCAGAGCGATTGGTTACGACGTGTTGTTTAATAAAGAGAAAGACGATGGCGATAAAGCGTTGACCCAAGCCGTCGCCGAAAATGGACGCGTTGTCTTCCCCGTAGTGATTGACGAATTGAAGCAAGATGGGCAGTTAATTGAACTACAACCGTATCCCGAATTATACCAAGCCAGTGCCCAGCTAGGGATGGTTCACTTCGAGCTGGATAGTGATAATATTGCACGCTCTGTGTATTTGAAATCAGGTTTGGGCGAGCCTTATTGGCGGGCATTTGCCGCTGAAGTATTGGATGTTGCAAATGGTGAGGAAACGTACCAATTACCCTTCGATGACTCTCGTGAAAAAAAACCTTCCTTTAATTTGACTAAAATTGAAAAGACACATCATGCACTAATCCCTTTTAAGCAGAACAAAGATTACTTTTCAAAAATTAGTTTTACAGATTTGGTGGAAGGGAAGTTAGAACCCAGCATATTACAGGACAGAGTGGTATTTGTAGGTGTGACTGCGACAGCTGCAAGAAACGCAGACTTTTTGCCAGTGCCTGTGAATCGTGATGGCCAAATTATGTCCGGCGTAGAGATTAATGCCATGCTCTACGATGGATTAAGTAATAATCAATTAATCAGGCCGGTTGATAACCTATTATCGAGTGTTATTTCGGGCATTTTAGTGTTAATTCTATTTATGCTCATTCCGCGCTCGATGCCTCGGCACAATGTGTACCTGGTATTTATTCTCGCATTTACGTTATTGTTCGTGAGCTGGGTGTTGTTGCAAGGAGCCTATCGTTGGTTACCCATGGTGACTCCGGCAGTCGTCATGTTATCCGGCTATTTTCTTTGGGTATGGCGAGCGGTTGTCACTAATATGGCTTTCTTTAGACGTACCGTAAAGCGCCTGCAGACCGAAGCCAGCAATAGTTTTGAGCCTGCAGTACAGGCAACCTTCGAGCAGCACTTTCAGTTCTGGAAGCGACTTAAGTTGATCCGAGGCTGGTCTAATAACGAAAGAGATATCGTCGACTTTCATCGTGGCGTTCCTGTGGAGGTTAATAATAAACCATGGCTGGTTGAGCTAGAAGCTCATAGTGATGAAGAAAAGAAACTGTTTTATAAACTGTATCAACAGTCAACATTAACTGAAGAGGTGGCTGAAGAGAAAGGCAGCGTCATTGAAGATAAGGTCGCGCAGGTACAGATGGCGATCACTAAGATCAACTTTTTACGCCGGTTTGTTGAAAAGACCATGGACAAAATGTCCGATGGGATAATGCTGTTAGATATGTCAGGTATAGTGTTCTACGCTAATTTAGAGGCAAAGAAATACTTAGAGCTGACGGAAGGCGAGGATATTTTCAAAGTTCTGTCGCAGCTTAGTTTGCAATCGAGTACGGACTGGGCGGAAGAAATTAAATCAGTGATGCTGACGGGAATCGGCCGTGAAGTGCAGGCAATCAGCAAAAACAAAAAATATTATAAACTTGGTTTTACCTTGTTAGACAACATTGAAGGCCAGGATTTTATCATCATCAACTTTGTTGATATTACTTCTGTTAAGCGTGAGCAGCAGCGACAGTTAGAAATGATTGACTTTATATCGCATGACCTGCGCTCTCCGATGACCTCTGTATTGGCATTGTTAGGTCAGTACCGGAGCAAAACCAGCAACCTTACGATTGAGGAACTTAATGCTGAGGTGGAGCGCTTGACTCAGTCCAGCTTATCCTTAGCGGAGCACTTTTTAATGTTATCACGGGCTGAAAGTGGTATTGAAATGCCCTTGTATCCTGTTGAACTTCTTAACAGCATCGACAACGCACTAGCTGTCGCTAGGCCTTTAGCGGTAGATAAAAATATAAAGCTAAGGTTTAAGTTTACTGACTATGAGGACACTTGGTTACACGCTAACGAAGATTTGCTTGATAGGGTGATATTAAATTTATTAACCAATGCTATTAAATATTCTCCGGCCGATAGTGTGGTAGATATTAGTTTGGAGGAAAATGAAAAGGGTGTGTGCTTAATGGTAAGGGATCAGGGAGAAGGGATTGATGAAGAACAGATGAAGACGATTTTCAAGCCGTTCTCGAGAATAAGGCGGCATGAACTAGCTAAAATTAAAGGGATTGGTTTGGGTTTACGCTTTGTGAAAGCCGCGATGGAACGTTTTTCTGGTCACGTTTCTGTGGAAAGTGAGGTAGGGAAGGGCTCTTGTTTTATTTTAACTTTTCCTCACTCGGCTGTGGTAGATGATTAA
- a CDS encoding FxsA family protein, producing MWFRNFFLLFIVLAVAEIYVLLSVGSLIGALPTIGLILLTGIIGVGMLKQQGFSVFARLQEKMRQGQAPAQEMVEGVLLIIAGAFLVTPGFVTDTIGFLWLIPQTREYFAKLLISKGMFKVQSMHGGGFTGSGNDPFGQQRSYQDDNTVDGEYERTDDKEHKRLEE from the coding sequence ATGTGGTTTCGAAATTTTTTCTTACTTTTCATTGTCTTAGCAGTCGCTGAAATTTATGTGTTACTCAGCGTTGGCAGCTTAATTGGTGCCTTACCAACAATCGGGCTGATCCTGCTAACCGGCATCATTGGTGTTGGCATGCTTAAACAGCAAGGCTTTAGCGTCTTCGCAAGACTGCAAGAAAAAATGCGTCAAGGACAAGCGCCGGCTCAAGAAATGGTCGAAGGTGTCTTGTTGATTATTGCTGGCGCCTTCTTAGTAACCCCCGGCTTCGTCACGGACACCATTGGCTTTCTTTGGCTGATACCGCAGACGCGAGAGTATTTTGCTAAGCTATTGATTAGTAAAGGTATGTTTAAGGTTCAGAGTATGCATGGCGGTGGCTTTACCGGTAGTGGTAACGACCCTTTTGGACAGCAACGCTCCTATCAAGACGATAATACCGTTGATGGCGAGTACGAACGCACCGACGATAAAGAGCATAAGCGACTTGAGGAGTGA
- a CDS encoding FecR family protein, translated as MKPLRSLSFYCVAFLMVMLVTPQSLAEDWLYTVRKGDTIWGLSHKYLKDPLKFQEIQKYNGVEFDRRVPPGVTLKFPMEFLKFAPTEVEVSTINGTAHFVRRGIKQQLSLEHSLVLDDILMTEKDSSVALSFADGSELLLGENSELVFDVQTKWGETGMVDSRMRLMKGSAEGRVKPLIGPGANFEVQTPSAVATVRGTEFRVRVDENDSGVVFNEVDEGTVSVQLHENKASVKEGFGLKTASNLPLAEPKALLPAPIFVNPQSKYPGHPVTLTWQSIDGAREYYLELFEDAAMTKLVHKAMVDTNQAQLPEVELGDYSVRVRAVDRDGLQGLNSSRRFTISPVPSSPELTQVSTKYLTGEPIGLKWSAKSDATKYRLLLAKDRQFRSLVMEQELVATQQPLSEGLPAGTYYWKVAAGNNNGFGLFTEPLRFDVALPDAPIMMPLEDELESDQTLTLSWSQVHMATSYEWQISSDANFSRIVDEGTTVDNLVEVNDLPEQQLYIRVAANGPYNQARYSKTTEVNVIEPGNGKTSFSIGSVLLFILML; from the coding sequence ATGAAGCCTTTGCGCTCCCTGTCGTTTTATTGTGTGGCTTTTTTGATGGTGATGCTAGTGACTCCACAGTCGCTGGCTGAAGACTGGCTGTATACGGTTCGTAAAGGCGATACAATTTGGGGTTTGTCCCATAAATATTTGAAAGATCCTTTAAAATTTCAAGAAATACAGAAGTACAACGGTGTTGAGTTTGATCGCCGAGTCCCGCCAGGTGTGACGTTAAAATTTCCAATGGAATTTCTTAAGTTTGCACCAACAGAGGTTGAGGTGTCGACAATTAATGGTACTGCGCACTTTGTCCGCAGAGGGATCAAGCAACAGCTGAGCCTTGAGCATAGTCTCGTGTTAGACGATATTTTGATGACTGAAAAGGATTCTAGCGTCGCTTTGTCGTTTGCGGACGGTTCTGAATTATTGCTCGGAGAAAATTCTGAATTAGTGTTTGATGTTCAGACGAAGTGGGGCGAAACCGGTATGGTTGATAGTCGCATGCGTTTGATGAAAGGTTCGGCGGAAGGTCGAGTTAAGCCGCTAATCGGTCCGGGAGCTAACTTTGAAGTGCAGACGCCTTCAGCGGTAGCGACTGTTCGCGGTACGGAGTTCCGAGTTCGTGTTGATGAGAATGATTCTGGCGTTGTATTTAATGAAGTGGATGAAGGCACCGTGTCGGTGCAGCTGCATGAGAATAAAGCTTCTGTGAAAGAAGGTTTTGGTCTCAAAACAGCTTCCAATTTACCGTTAGCTGAGCCCAAAGCTCTATTGCCAGCGCCAATCTTTGTTAATCCTCAGTCAAAGTATCCAGGTCATCCTGTGACACTGACATGGCAGTCTATCGATGGTGCTAGAGAGTACTATTTAGAATTATTTGAAGATGCTGCCATGACTAAATTGGTTCATAAAGCTATGGTGGACACCAATCAAGCGCAGTTGCCTGAGGTTGAACTAGGCGACTACAGTGTTCGGGTCCGAGCGGTTGATCGAGATGGTTTGCAGGGCTTGAACAGCTCACGTCGTTTTACGATTTCGCCAGTGCCGTCGAGCCCAGAATTGACACAAGTGTCAACGAAGTATTTAACAGGTGAGCCTATCGGGTTGAAATGGTCAGCTAAAAGTGACGCGACTAAGTATCGTCTATTACTCGCGAAAGATCGTCAGTTCCGTAGCTTAGTTATGGAGCAAGAGTTGGTTGCAACTCAACAGCCGCTATCCGAAGGTTTGCCTGCTGGAACCTATTATTGGAAAGTTGCTGCGGGTAATAACAACGGTTTTGGTTTATTTACGGAGCCATTAAGATTTGATGTTGCGTTGCCAGATGCGCCGATTATGATGCCACTGGAAGATGAGTTAGAGTCTGATCAGACACTAACTTTGAGTTGGAGTCAGGTGCATATGGCGACCAGTTATGAATGGCAAATCAGTTCAGATGCAAACTTTAGTCGCATTGTTGATGAAGGTACGACGGTCGATAATCTTGTTGAGGTCAATGATCTACCAGAACAGCAGCTCTATATTAGAGTTGCAGCGAATGGGCCTTATAACCAAGCCCGTTATTCAAAAACAACGGAAGTAAACGTTATTGAACCAGGAAATGGCAAAACGTCATTTAGTATCGGTTCAGTTCTTTTATTTATTTTGATGTTATAA
- the cutA gene encoding divalent-cation tolerance protein CutA: MALSASKNIKRNFQVALCTAPDIDTAESLAEKMVKQKLAACVNIVPAITSVYQWQGDIEKDSEVLLIIKTAEELMADLGDLLETEHPYEVFELISCDIEQASAAYLQWLNDEL, encoded by the coding sequence ATGGCGTTATCAGCCTCTAAAAACATAAAACGAAACTTCCAAGTCGCATTATGCACTGCACCTGACATTGATACTGCAGAATCACTCGCTGAAAAAATGGTGAAACAAAAGCTGGCCGCGTGCGTCAATATTGTTCCTGCAATAACCAGTGTTTATCAGTGGCAGGGAGACATCGAAAAAGATTCTGAAGTTCTGCTGATCATAAAAACAGCCGAAGAACTGATGGCTGATTTAGGTGACTTGCTTGAAACAGAACATCCTTATGAGGTGTTTGAGTTGATTAGTTGCGATATTGAACAAGCTTCAGCAGCTTACTTACAATGGCTTAATGATGAATTATAG